The DNA region CCGGACGCGGCCGCGTCTGTGCCCAGCTGGTGCGTGAGGACGATGGCGCCGAGCAGCATGATGACACGGCCGGAGTCGATGAGCAGCTGCTGGCGGTGGCGACCGATCGCGGGGTCGCGCCCGTCCACTTCGGGCTGCCCGGTGAGGCGTCTGAGGTAGCGAACTAGTGGGGCAGCCATGATTGCTTGCCGCTCAGCCGTTGTATGCCTGTATCTGCGTGGACTAGTACTGTCTTGGTTAAATGAGGTGCGACAGCTATATATATAGGCCCGGTGATGTCCATCTGTCCAATTTTAAATGGAAAAGTTTTGTCCACATGCCCCGACGGGTGGGCCCGGACGTAAAGGACGGATCAGGGTATTTCCAGGATGACATCATGATACCAGAACGTTTTTGCCGGCGGGCAAGCAAGCCTCGTCAGCTGCACTGCTGCAGAAAAAGATAAGAGGTGCTGCAGAAAAAGACAGGAGAGTACTTTAAATTTGAGGTGTCGCCTCTTCAGCTGCACTGCTGCAGAAAAAGACAGGTTAAATTTGAGGTGTCTTTCCTCTTTTTTATTACTGCTCACAGCTATGAATGCGGCATTAAAAAAATGACGGGAGTAATAAGAAGATAGTAAATAGAGTAATAGttgaagatagaaaaattaaGTATATTGGAATAGTATGAAGCTATAATATTGTTATAGGAGATTAATTTTTAGATTGTTTTCTGGAGATGGCTTGATATTAAAGAtgtggaatttttattttttaactcttcaaaaaaatatattttataaatagatCATTTAGAAAACTTTGTTGAGACCCTTCGCATAGCATGGTATCAAAGGTAGTGATGTTGTGTCACAACTTTTGGGACCATGCTATGACAAGTCATTCATACCTTTCAGCACACATCCTATATGGTATATATCGATGTAT from Phragmites australis chromosome 8, lpPhrAust1.1, whole genome shotgun sequence includes:
- the LOC133927720 gene encoding uncharacterized protein LOC133927720; the encoded protein is MAAPLVRYLRRLTGQPEVDGRDPAIGRHRQQLLIDSGRVIMLLGAIVLTHQLGTDAAASGNAEHVLLAFVLWLLGAALAMLSLVARQFPRLAAAGANLARALRSYLLGGL